ACCTTGGTGCGGAGATGCGGCGCATTCTGTACCGATGCTCGCTAAGATGGCCTCACAAAACTCCAACATCACGTTGGACATACAACTTCGTGACAGTGCCCCTTTTCTGATCGATTCTTACCTGACCAACGGAGGGAAATCTATTCCGATTCTTGTAATACGTGATGAAAACGGACAAGATTTAGCTGTCTGGGGACCACGCCCTGCAGCTTGTCAGGAATTGTTCTTGAAGTTGAAAGAGCAGGGAGTGGATTTCTCCGAAATTAAAGAAGAAATTCAAAAATGGTATAATGCCGATAAAGGAGTAGCCATCCAAAAGGAAATCCAGTCCCTGCTGGAAAAATAAGGGAAAGTATATTTTTTTTCCCTTTTCTGTGTTTGTTCGAGAAGAGGAATATTAAGCTAAAACCAAAAAATATGAACATTGAAGATCTGAGAGATTATTGTTTATCTATCGGGCCAGTTGTGGAAGAAACCCCCGTTTGGTCCAGATACACTTGTGTTTAAGATTGGCGGCAAAATTTTTTTATTGGTTGGGCTAGATCAGATCGATGAACTTCGGTTTAATGTAAAGTGTAATCCCGAAAGGGCAATTGAATTGCGTGAAAAGTACGAACATACAGTGCTACCAGGCTATCATATGAATAAAAAGCATTGGAATACGATTATTGCCAATCGAGAACTGGATGACAAAAAGCTTGAAGAACTCATTTTGCATAGTTATAGTCTAATTATGGAAAGCTTGCCGACTAAAATTAAGCAGGAGATCAAGGGCGGTTCATAGCCACTAGTATTTTCCACTGTGCGCCCACTGTTTGTCTACTCTAACAGCGGGCGCCTAGTGTGCGGCCGTCTGAAAAGTCCCGAATCGGGTGGGAGCAGTTTGGTTTGATACTAATCGTGCTGGTGGTTGAAAAATGTTATTGTAGCCTTTGTGTAAGGATTCTAAGTTCTCCATTATATAAAAAAAGTCCGCTAGTAATTAACTAACGGACTTTTATCTACGGTATCCAGCCTATTCGCTTACATTTTTAGTCCGATTTCTCTCAACCGCTCATCCAGGTATTGACCCGCGGTATAATCTTCGTAAACTTTTGGGTGTTCTGCATCGATGCATGACTCTAGTGAAGCCAAGCTCATGGAAGATTTTGGATGCAAAAAGAAAGGGATAGAAAAACGCGAAGTTCCCATTTTTTCCCTTGGAGGATTGACAACACGGTGCGTAGTTGATTTCAGCTTATTGTTTGTCAATCGTTGCAACATATCGCCCACATTAATAACAATATCTTCGCCTTTGGCTTTAATAGGGAACCATTCGCCATCTTTTGTCAACACTTCAAGACCATCCGCACTCGCACCAATTAATAAGGTAATGAGGTTGATGTCTTCATGTGCACCTGCACGAACAGCGTCAGGCGCTAAGGCATCAGGATCATTGATTGGGAAGTAATGGATCGCACGTAGAATTGAATTACCATTGATAACATACTTTTCAAAGTAATTTTCTTCCAGGTCAAGGTAGGTTGCAATCGCTTTTAGTAGGTCTCTACCAGTATCTTCTAGTTTTTTATACACTTCAGCAGTCACACCGTTAAAGCGAGGGATTTCAGCGACTTCTGGGTTGTCTGGGAAATCAGCTTTTGAATATTCTTCGCCAACGATGGTTTGGCCCCGCTGCCAAAATTCTTTTAAGTCCGGGGTCTTTGCATCTTTAGCTTTTTCTCTTCCTTTTGCTGTGTAACCACGCTGACCTGCCAATTCCGGAAACTCATATTTTTCCTTCGTCTCAGTAGGTAAGCTGAAAAATTCAGGAACGACTTGGTACAGCTCCTCAATCAGATCTTTTGATAAGCCATGATTTGCAATCGTTACAAAGCCCGTTTCGTTAAAAGCTTTGCCAATATCTTGAATAAATTGATTTCTTTGTTCTTGGGTTCCTTGTGTATAATGCTGCAAGTCCAAGCGCGGTATGTTTACTAAAGCCATACAGTGTTGATATTTGTTTAGGACAAAGTTAACGGAATTAATTTTGATTATTATATAAAGGTTGTTAATAAAAGTTTTTAGTTTTACTGTATCGTTCTGTATGTCAGTATTTAAAAGTTTTCCACATTTCAGTAAAGTCCTTACTTTCGCTTAACCTATAAATCGTCATCATGCTGACGAATATATGACAAAATTTATAGTTCGGATCTTGCTATTCTAATTCCTAACGAGTATATTTGTTATGCAAGCATAATAAATAGCTTGAGAGTGCGCTTATGAACCAAAATCAGACAATCGATTATTTTTTAAAAACAGGCTGGCAGACCATAGCCAATAAATACAATCAAATCGCTTCGCAGTATGGATTTACGCAGGCAGCAGGTTATATTTTGATAAATATCCATAAAGAAGGTACTCCTGTTTCTCAGATTGCAAATCTGACGGGAGTTAAAACAACTAGTTTGTCTCGGGTGTTGAATAATTTGGAGTCATTGGGATTTATTTACCGGGAGACTAGCGAAACGGATAAAAGATCTGTCAAAGTATATTTGACAGAACTAGGTCGTGAAAAAAGGAGAATTGCTAAAGATGTCGTGCGCAATTTCAATCAATATCTGGCGGATAATTTTTCAGAAAATGAGCGTGAACAATTGATTGCTTCGCTAGCGAAACTAAATGATCTTGCAAATAACTACAAGGAAGAAGTAATCGTCTAGAATTTAAACCAAATGTACAGAAGTGCATACTAAATATGTTATGATGAACAAAAATATTAGAAAAGTGGCAGTTCTCGGTTCGGGTGTTATGGGCTCGCGAATTGCTTGTCATTTTGCTAACATTGGTGTTGAAGTTTTACTGTTGGATATCGTTCCGCGTGAGCTTCTCCCAGCGGAAGAAGCCAAGGGCCTCACGTTGGAGAGCAAGATCGTCCGAGATCGTATTGTTAATAGTTCTTTAGAAACGGCTTTAAAAACAAATCCATCGCCAATTTATAGCAAGTCTTTTGTAAAACGAATCAAAACAGGAAACTTTGATGATAATCTTAAAGATATTGCCCACGTGGATTGGATTATCGAGGTTGTCGTTGAGCGACTTGATGTTAAACAATCTGTTTTCGAGCGTGTTGAGCAATTTAGAAAACCTGGAACATTAATTACTTCCAATACTTCTGGTATCCCTATTCATTTAATGACAGAAGGGCGAAGTGAGGATTTTAAAGATCATTTCTGCGGCACACACTTCTTCAATCCGCCGCGCTATCTCCCTTTATTGGAAGTTATTCCAACACCGCATACCAAGCCCGAGGTTGTTGACTTTATACTTCACTTTGGTGACAAAATGTTGGGTAAATCGGTTGTGTTATGTAAAGACACTCCGGCGTTTATTGGTAATCGTATCGGTGTTTATTCGATGTTGGCGGTTACTCATTTAGTGGAACCTCTTGGATTGACCGTTGAGGAGGTCGACAAATATACTGGTCCTGCAATGGGGCATCCCAAATCGGCGACTTTTCGTACGGCTGATGTTGTAGGGCTTGATACCCTGGTGAATGTTGCCAATGGCCTGGCGCAAAATGCGCCAGAAGATGAAGCGAAAGGGGTATTCGAACTTCCTCCATTCATCATTAAGATGGTAGAAAATAAATGGTTGGGTGAGAAAACCAAAAAAGGATTCTATGAAAAAGTAAAAGCTGATGATGGTAGTTCAGAGATTTTGTCTCTAAATCTAAAAACACTGGAATTTGGCTCACAGCAAAAAGTGAAATCAGCAACTTTGGAAGCCACAAAACCTGTAGAAGATATCCGTAAGCGGATGAAAGTATACGAACAGGGAACCGATAAAGCCGCAGAACTTTTCCGTGCCATGCATTATCCATTGTTTGAATATGTATCCCGCCGTGTTCCCGAAATTACAGATGACTTCTTCCGCATTGATGATGCTATGCGTGCTGGATTTGGTTGGGAGTTAGGACCATTTGAAGTATGGGATGTGCTAGGTGTCCGGGAGACCTTGGCTAAAATTAAGGCCGAAGAAAAACGACTTCCGGGTCAGGATGGGGAGGTTGCTTCCTGGGTACACGAGATGTTGGAAGCCGGATGTGAATCATTCTATAAAATAGAAAATGGTGTACGTCAATATTATGATATTGCAACCAAATCTTATAAAGCTATTCCCGGAACGGAAGATCTGATCGTATTGGATCACATCCGGGAAAGTAAAACAATCTGGAAAAACACAGGTGTTTCTATTATTGATCTAGGCGACGGTATCATCAACTGTGAATTTCATACCAAGATGAATACCATCGGCGGAGATGTTATCCAGGGCTTGAATAAAGCGATTGATCTCGCTGAAAAGGAATATCGTGGTTTAGTGGTGTCCAATGATGGGAAAAACTTTTCTGCTGGCGCCAACATTGGAATGATTTTCATGATGGCCGTAGAACAGGATTTTGATGAATTGAATATGGCCGTTCGTGCATTTCAAAATACATCCATGAGGTTACGCTATTCGTCAATACCTGTAGTTGTTGCGCCATTTCAAATGACCCTTGGTGGGGGCTGTGAATTCTCCATGCATGCCGATTTTGTTCAGGCTCACGCCGAAACCTATATGGGATTGGTTGAACTGGGGGTTGGTGTTATCCCCGGTGGCGGTGGAACCAAAGAATTTACACTACGGGCCTCGGAGGAATTTAAGGAGGATCAGATTGTTCAGAACACCTTAAAAGATAAATTCCTGACCATTGGGCAAGCGAAAGTTTCGACTTCTGCTTATGAAGCCTATGAACTCGGCTATTTGCAGAAAGATAAATTTGCAATCACCATGAACCGTGCCCGCCTTTTGGCAGATGCCAAAGCAAAGGCACTGGAACTGGCTGATGAGGGTTATGTTCAGCCTGCTCCACGCAATGATATCAAGGTTTTAGGAAACCAAGGATTAGGGATCGTATATGTGGGGGCTTCATCGATGCGTGAAGGTAATTATATTTCTGATTATGATCGAAAGATCTCAGAAAAACTAGGCTGGGTGATGTGTGGTGGAAATTTATCGTCACCGACCGAAGTGTCTGAACAATATCTATTGGATCTAGAGCGTAAAACTTTCCTCGAGCTTTGTGCCGAACGCAAAACGCTTGAAAGAATTCAATTTATGCTGACCAAGGGTAAGCCTTTACGGAACTAAAAATCACTACTCACGAAAAAATTAAAAATAATGGAAGCATATATAGTAGCAGGATTTCGTACAGCAGTAGGCAAAGCGCCGCGGGGAGTATTCCGCTTTATGCGGGCGGATGATTTAGCCACGGATGTTATTAAACATCTTGTATCCACTGTGCCAAATTTAAATAAAGAAGATATAGACGATGTCATCGTTGGGAATGCCATGCCGGAAGCGGAGCAGGGACTCAATATGGCGCGTTTCATTTCACTGATGGGATTGGATACGGATAAGGTCCCGGGAGTAACCGTCAATCGATACTGTGCATCAGGCCTAGAAACGATTGCAACCGCGGTAGCAAAGATTAAGACTGGGATGGCAGATGTTATCATTGCCGGTGGGGTAGAGGTGATGTCCGGAATGCCCTTTGGAGGTTGGAAAATTGTGCCTAATCCTGTCGTGGCAAAAGAGCATCCCGATTGGTATTGGGGTATGGGATTGACTGCCGAAGCTGTAGCCAAAGATTACAATGTGTCACGTGAAGATCAGGATGCTTTTGCCCTTAAATCAAATCAAAAGGCAGTTGCAGCCATTCAAAATGGTCATTTGAAAGATGGTATTGTGCCGATCACTGTAAAAGAAAATTATCTGAAAGACGGTAAGATTGCAACGCGCGAATATATTGTTGATACAGATGAAGGTCCTCGGGCGGATACTTCCCTGGAAGCTTTAGGGAAATTAAAACCAGTTTTTGCAGCGAATGGTTCGGTGACAGCAGGGAATTCCTCACAAACTTCTGATGGAGCAGCATTTGTCTTGGTCATGTCTGAAGCAAAGGTGAAAGAGCTTGGGGTAAAACCGATAGCAAAGCTTGTTAGTTTTGCTGTGGCGGGTGTTCCACCGCGCATTATGGGTATCGGACCTATCTATGCCATACCCAAGGCTTTGGCGAGGGCTGGGCTTAAAAAAGAAGATATTGATCTATTTGAACTGAATGAAGCTTTTGCATCTCAATCGTTAGCCGTTATTCGCGAACTTGGATTGGATGAAGAGAAAGTAAATGTCAATGGCGGTGCCATCGCTTTAGGGCATCCTCTTGGATGTACAGGAGCTAAATTGACGGTCCAAGTCTTAAACGAGTTGAAACGCAGAGGCAAAAGATATGGCATGGTGACGATGTGTGTGGGAACTGGCCAGGGAGCAGCAGGTATTTTTGAGTTACTGGACTAAAATTAGTCGAGTAGAATACCACTGTGAACAGCATATGGATTTCTGATCGCATAGCTGATAGAAGTATTAAAAAAACATGGTGGACCGTAAAATCACTTAACTGGAATTTGCGCGTCCATATAAATCTAAAAGACAATGAGCGAAAATAAAGCAATTAAAGGCGGAGAGTTCGTGATTAGAGAAACTCCCTACACAGCAGTTTTTATTCCGGAAGAGTTTGATGAAGAAGCTAAAATGATTCGACAGACCTGCTTAGATTTCTTGGATACCGAAGTATTAAATAAGCTGGACCGTATCGATGCACAAGAGGAAGGTCTAATGCCCAGTTTGATGGATAAGGCCGGTGAACTTGGCATGCTGGGAGTTTCTATTCCCGAAGAATATGGTGGTTTTGGAAAGAATTTCAACACGTCTATGCTTGTTGCTGATGCGGTAGGTGGCGGGTTTTCTTTTGCTGTCGCATTGTCTGCTCATACGGGTATCGGTACGTTGCCTATATTGTATTATGGTAATGATGCCCAAAAGGCAAAATATATTCCAAAGCTTGCTACTGGTGAATGGAAGGCATCGTATTGTTTGACAGAGCCCAATGCGGGATCGGATGCAAATTCGGGTCGTACCTCCGCAAAATTAAATGCCGAGGGAACACATTATTTGATCAACGGACAAAAAATGTGGATTACAAACGGCGGTTTTGCAGACATCTTCATCGTATTTGCAAAAATCGATGAAGATAAAAACCTAACGGCATTTATTGTCGAGAAAGACTTTGGTGGTATTACGAT
The genomic region above belongs to Sphingobacterium zeae and contains:
- a CDS encoding MmcQ/YjbR family DNA-binding protein → MWKKPPFGPDTLVFKIGGKIFLLVGLDQIDELRFNVKCNPERAIELREKYEHTVLPGYHMNKKHWNTIIANRELDDKKLEELILHSYSLIMESLPTKIKQEIKGGS
- a CDS encoding isopenicillin N synthase family dioxygenase, yielding MALVNIPRLDLQHYTQGTQEQRNQFIQDIGKAFNETGFVTIANHGLSKDLIEELYQVVPEFFSLPTETKEKYEFPELAGQRGYTAKGREKAKDAKTPDLKEFWQRGQTIVGEEYSKADFPDNPEVAEIPRFNGVTAEVYKKLEDTGRDLLKAIATYLDLEENYFEKYVINGNSILRAIHYFPINDPDALAPDAVRAGAHEDINLITLLIGASADGLEVLTKDGEWFPIKAKGEDIVINVGDMLQRLTNNKLKSTTHRVVNPPREKMGTSRFSIPFFLHPKSSMSLASLESCIDAEHPKVYEDYTAGQYLDERLREIGLKM
- a CDS encoding thioredoxin family protein, encoding MTFENYLQQFEDILNHPENHPTYQDEEYYQYTKMNWARMGRWIKRFEPNLDFDHFVKSIAEKQQWIIITEPWCGDAAHSVPMLAKMASQNSNITLDIQLRDSAPFLIDSYLTNGGKSIPILVIRDENGQDLAVWGPRPAACQELFLKLKEQGVDFSEIKEEIQKWYNADKGVAIQKEIQSLLEK
- a CDS encoding acetyl-CoA C-acyltransferase, whose product is MEAYIVAGFRTAVGKAPRGVFRFMRADDLATDVIKHLVSTVPNLNKEDIDDVIVGNAMPEAEQGLNMARFISLMGLDTDKVPGVTVNRYCASGLETIATAVAKIKTGMADVIIAGGVEVMSGMPFGGWKIVPNPVVAKEHPDWYWGMGLTAEAVAKDYNVSREDQDAFALKSNQKAVAAIQNGHLKDGIVPITVKENYLKDGKIATREYIVDTDEGPRADTSLEALGKLKPVFAANGSVTAGNSSQTSDGAAFVLVMSEAKVKELGVKPIAKLVSFAVAGVPPRIMGIGPIYAIPKALARAGLKKEDIDLFELNEAFASQSLAVIRELGLDEEKVNVNGGAIALGHPLGCTGAKLTVQVLNELKRRGKRYGMVTMCVGTGQGAAGIFELLD
- a CDS encoding 3-hydroxyacyl-CoA dehydrogenase/enoyl-CoA hydratase family protein codes for the protein MMNKNIRKVAVLGSGVMGSRIACHFANIGVEVLLLDIVPRELLPAEEAKGLTLESKIVRDRIVNSSLETALKTNPSPIYSKSFVKRIKTGNFDDNLKDIAHVDWIIEVVVERLDVKQSVFERVEQFRKPGTLITSNTSGIPIHLMTEGRSEDFKDHFCGTHFFNPPRYLPLLEVIPTPHTKPEVVDFILHFGDKMLGKSVVLCKDTPAFIGNRIGVYSMLAVTHLVEPLGLTVEEVDKYTGPAMGHPKSATFRTADVVGLDTLVNVANGLAQNAPEDEAKGVFELPPFIIKMVENKWLGEKTKKGFYEKVKADDGSSEILSLNLKTLEFGSQQKVKSATLEATKPVEDIRKRMKVYEQGTDKAAELFRAMHYPLFEYVSRRVPEITDDFFRIDDAMRAGFGWELGPFEVWDVLGVRETLAKIKAEEKRLPGQDGEVASWVHEMLEAGCESFYKIENGVRQYYDIATKSYKAIPGTEDLIVLDHIRESKTIWKNTGVSIIDLGDGIINCEFHTKMNTIGGDVIQGLNKAIDLAEKEYRGLVVSNDGKNFSAGANIGMIFMMAVEQDFDELNMAVRAFQNTSMRLRYSSIPVVVAPFQMTLGGGCEFSMHADFVQAHAETYMGLVELGVGVIPGGGGTKEFTLRASEEFKEDQIVQNTLKDKFLTIGQAKVSTSAYEAYELGYLQKDKFAITMNRARLLADAKAKALELADEGYVQPAPRNDIKVLGNQGLGIVYVGASSMREGNYISDYDRKISEKLGWVMCGGNLSSPTEVSEQYLLDLERKTFLELCAERKTLERIQFMLTKGKPLRN
- a CDS encoding MarR family winged helix-turn-helix transcriptional regulator → MNQNQTIDYFLKTGWQTIANKYNQIASQYGFTQAAGYILINIHKEGTPVSQIANLTGVKTTSLSRVLNNLESLGFIYRETSETDKRSVKVYLTELGREKRRIAKDVVRNFNQYLADNFSENEREQLIASLAKLNDLANNYKEEVIV